ACGGAGTGGGGGGTGTCTCTTACCCTCGAGGTGCTTCCTGGAGGGTGGCAGGACAGACGGACGCTCCTCGCCGGCGGGGAGCCCTGAGGTGTCCTTGGGGCCGCGGGCCAGATCCGGCAACGGCGATGGCGGCAACGGCGCAGCGGCGAGAGGAGGCACTTGGCTGAGTTTGGGGAGCGGAGGGTGGGGGGCCGGCGGCAGGTTGGGGGGCTCGGGGTGGGCTTGGGGTGCTGCTTCCCCGGCCGGCTCCGGTGGGGGCTCTGCCTGAGCATCCCCCACTTCACCAGCACCCGGAGCGGGCTGGGGGCTGGATCTGGCCCCCGCCAtcgcctcctcttcctcctgctcctcggGGAGCGCTGGGGGCtcgctgggggggctgggggggccgccCTCCCCCAGGACTTTGGCATCGGTTTCCGCAGCAGTCTGGCCCGGGGACTCATCGCCCGGCCGAGGGGTCAGGGGCTCatggggggccgggggctcctCCGTCCCCCCATCATCGGGGGGGCCCTCCAGGGGCTCTACCGGCACCTCGGGGGGCTCCGGTGGCCTGGGGAGGAGGCGGGGGGCTGGCAGGTCCCCAAAGGAGCCCCGTAACATGGCGGTGACCCGCTGCCGGTCCTCCCGGCGCTGCCAGGCCGCCCCGTTCTCCGAAAAGGCACCGGGTGGTTGGAGCAGTTcgaggggggccggggggacccCCACGTACACCTCCCGCTCCGAGGCGGTGAAAACCAAGGGGGGGAtggcggggggcgcggggggcaggcagagggccAGGCAGCGACGGGcggcatcctcctcctcctcttcggaagatgggggtctggggggggcaGCCGCCTCCCCCGCGCTGTCCTCGGGGGCGGTGAAGAAGCTGGAGTCGGTGCGGGAGCGGGAGGTCTCCAGCAGCTCCGGGGATGACTCCTCGGAGGAGGCGGTGGCGGCGTCCCACTCCTCAGGGGCTTcgccggcggccccggggggatGCGCCATCGTCTCCTGCCCCGTGGGACATGCGGTCACCAGCGGTTCTGGAGACTCGCTGGCCAAGGCCGCCTCGTCTGCCGGTTCCTCGCCGGCGGCACAGGGGGATACGTCCCGTGGAGGCGGGGATGGTGCCATGACGCCGTCCGGCAGGATGGGTGTCACCAATGGCAGCGGGTCACTGGCCATGGTGTCCGGCTCATCCGGCGGGCTGGGTGTCACCGATGGCACCGGCTCAGTGGCCGCAGTGTCCGGCTCATCCGGCGGGCTGGGTGTCACCGATGGCACCGGCTCAGTGGCCGCAGTGTCCGGCTCATCCGGCGGGCTGGGTGTCATCGATGGCACCAGCTTGGTGGCTGTAGCATCCGGCTCATCCGGCGGGCTGGGTGTCACCAATGGCACCAGGTCACTAGCCGCAGTGTCCGGCTCATCCGGCAGGCTGGGTGTCACCGATGGCACCGGCTCAGTGGCTGTAGTGTCCGGCTCATCCGGCAGGCTGGGTGTCACCGATGGCACCGGCTCAGTGGCTGTAGTGTCCGGCTCATCCGGCAGGCTGGGTGTCACCGATGGCACTGGCTCAGTGTCCACAGTGTCCGGCTCATCCGGCGGGCTGGGTGTCACCGATGGCACCAGCTCAGTGGCCATGGTGTCCGGCTCATCCGGCAGGCTGGGTGTCACCGATGGCACCGGCTCAGTGTCCACAGTGTCCGGCTCATCCGGCGGGCTGGGTGTCACCGATGGCACCGGCTCAGTGGCCATGGTGTCCGGCTCATCCGGCGGGCTGGGTGTCACCGATGGCACCAGCTCAGTGGCCACGGTGTCCGGCTCATCCGGCGGGCTGGGTGTCACCGATGGCACCGGCTCAGTGGCCACGGTGTCCGGCTCATCCAGCGGGCTGGGTGTCACCGATGGCACCGGCTCAGTGGCCACGGTGTCCGGCTCATCCGGCGGGCTGGGCGTTACCAATGGCACCGGTGCAGTGGTCATGGTGTCTGGCTCATCCGGTGGGCTGGGCATCACCGATGACACTGGCTCAGTGGCCAAGGCATCTGGCTCATCTGGCAGGCTGGGCGTCACTGATGGCACTGGCTCGGTGGCTGTAGTGTCCGGCTCATCTGGCAGGCTGGGTGTCACCGATGGCACCAGGTCACTAGCCACAGTGTCCGGCTCATCTGGCAGGCTGGGCATCACCGATGGCACCAGCTCAGTGGCCACAGTGTCTGGCAGGCTGGGCATCACCGATGGTACCGGCTCAGTGGTCATGGTGTCTGGCTCATCCGGCAGGCTGGGTGTCACCAATGGCACCAGCTCAGTAGCCACGGTGTCCGGCTCATCACGGCCATCGGTGGCTGCCGGCTCGGCGCTCCCCGCTCTCACAGTGCCAAGCTCACGGTCACTGTCACCGTCATCACCATCACTCCCAGGGCCTCCCTGGGGCTCCCCGTTGGCCGGTGCCacg
This Gavia stellata isolate bGavSte3 chromosome 6, bGavSte3.hap2, whole genome shotgun sequence DNA region includes the following protein-coding sequences:
- the NACAD gene encoding LOW QUALITY PROTEIN: NAC-alpha domain-containing protein 1 (The sequence of the model RefSeq protein was modified relative to this genomic sequence to represent the inferred CDS: deleted 1 base in 1 codon) translates to MPAKEEARPQPEGASCDPGPPAAVPPSEACRPPPATDPLDTRIVMGEETCSPAAPELRGGPPPPAPPPGRPPATTLDPDLFFTAPSTPIRAGGSRLPPPPPEEQTDGESEGLCSPPTSPSGSYMTAEGGSWGSSGTASTSPSCSPNLVAEGEAEGMAEAEGMAVLPTCLEDPPAFTPPSPEEDEEEEDGPFAPPGDEEDDGQTPEEDEDEEWEVSGGEELPGAGLIPAALLPFRGSLLFQAEAVEITPLPPGTAPLPLSGEEEEEEEEEEEEEGGSTSASFLRSLSETSITEGVDESFAFRDDTSASSDSAAYDGEEDERLYGTERHAMGAEGGPPGTATAPPDTGASGDGGIELHLHAGTAPAGSGSPEGSPRHRRGEEPVSVVPSREDGSGEDLSAERMEPGMRERDSSETPPAPSGEGGMEPDGETFLTSSSSSLELEEASALEPDLPEEAMAMPGAEEEQAVKDDSSAAAPGEGPGTEPAASGSVLRPRGLCSGEPRDPQTDGLGDGSVAPANGEPQGGPGSDGDDGDSDRELGTVRAGSAEPAATDGRDEPDTVATELVPLVTPSLPDEPDTMTTEPVPSVMPSLPDTVATELVPSVMPSLPDEPDTVASDLVPSVTPSLPDEPDTTATEPVPSVTPSLPDEPDALATEPVSSVMPSPPDEPDTMTTAPVPLVTPSPPDEPDTVATEPVPSVTPSPLDEPDTVATEPVPSVTPSPPDEPDTVATELVPSVTPSPPDEPDTMATEPVPSVTPSPPDEPDTVDTEPVPSVTPSLPDEPDTMATELVPSVTPSPPDEPDTVDTEPVPSVTPSLPDEPDTTATEPVPSVTPSLPDEPDTTATEPVPSVTPSLPDEPDTAASDLVPLVTPSPPDEPDATATKLVPSMTPSPPDEPDTAATEPVPSVTPSPPDEPDTAATEPVPSVTPSPPDEPDTMASDPLPLVTPILPDGVMAPSPPPRDVSPCAAGEEPADEAALASESPEPLVTACPTGQETMAHPPGAAGEAPEEWDAATASSEESSPELLETSRSRTDSSFFTAPEDSAGEAAAPPRPPSSEEEEEDAARRCLALCLPPAPPAIPPLVFTASEREVYVGVPPAPLELLQPPGAFSENGAAWQRREDRQRVTAMLRGSFGDLPAPRLLPRPPEPPEVPVEPLEGPPDDGGTEEPPAPHEPLTPRPGDESPGQTAAETDAKVLGEGGPPSPPSEPPALPEEQEEEEAMAGARSSPQPAPGAGEVGDAQAEPPPEPAGEAAPQAHPEPPNLPPAPHPPLPKLSQVPPLAAAPLPPSPLPDLARGPKDTSGLPAGEERPSVLPPSRKHLEAPQPSPRKEKEARGRQAATGSAGSRGPPRGSLQSESSSSSETEAPYPCPEIQRLREAAGIALRQDKQPPAPRRCEANHKGSCNESESNDESIPELEEPEGSEPPPAQTQAQLTHSLGTGEETVSKAKQSRSEKKARKAMSKLGLRQIHGVTRITIRKSKNILFVITKPDVFKSPASDIYIVFGEAKIEDLSQQVHKAAAEKFKVPMEHSPLITETAPTLTIKEESEEEEEVDETGLEVRDIELVMAQANVSRPKAVRALRHNNNDIVNAIMELTM